In Ogataea parapolymorpha DL-1 chromosome I, whole genome shotgun sequence, the following are encoded in one genomic region:
- a CDS encoding Nitrate reductase [NADPH], with the protein MDSVVTEVTYGLEIKKIKEITELPFPVRQDSPLSEVLPTDLKTKDNFVARDPDLLRLTGSHPFNSEPPLAKLYDSGFLTPVSLHFVRNHGPVPYVPDENILDWEVSIEGMVETPYKIKLSDIMDQFDIYTTPVTMVCAGNRRKEQNMVKKGTGFNWGAAGTSTSLWTGCMLGDVIGKARPSKRARYIWMEGADNPANGAYGTCVRLSWAMDPERCIMMAYKQNGEWLHPDHGKPLRVVIPGVIGGRSVKWLRKLVVSDRPSENWYHYFDNRVLPTMVTPEMAKSDDRWWKDERYAIYDLNLQTIICKPENQQVIKISDDEYEIAGFGYNGGGIRIGRIEISLDKGKTWKLTEIDYPEDRYREAGYFRLFGGLVNVCDRMSCLCWCFWKLKVPLSELATSKDILVRGMDERMVVQPRTMYWNVTSMLNNWWYRVAIIREGDALRFEHPVVANKPGGWMDRVKAEGGDILDNNWGEVDDTVKQAERKPRVDEDIEMMCNPEKMDVIIKYSEFEAHKDSETEPWFAVKGHVFDGSSYLEDHPGGAQSILMVSGEDATDDFIAIHSSYAKKLLPPMHLGRLEEVSSVTKVKSVEENVKREVLLDPRKWHKITLAEKEIISSDSRIFKFDLEHPEQLIGLPTGKHLFLRLKDSSGKYVMRAYTPKSSNSLRGRLEILIKVYFPNREYPNGGIMTNLIENLQVGNQIEVKGPVGEFEYVKCGHCSFNNKPYQMKHFVMISGGSGITPTYQVLQAIFSDPEDTTSVQLFFGNKKVDDILLREELDCLQIKHPEQFKVDYSLSDLHHLPENWSGLKGRLTFNILDSYVQGKNMGEYMLLVCGPPGMNGVVENWCKARNLDKQYVVYF; encoded by the coding sequence ATGGACTCTGTTGTCACTGAGGTGACCTATGGTCTGGAGATtaagaaaatcaaggagatcaCGGAGCTGCCTTTTCCAGTCAGGCAAGACTCTCCTTTAAGCGAGGTGCTTCCTACAGATCTGAAGACCAAAGATAATTTCGTCGCTAGAGATCCTGACCTTCTTAGACTTACTGGTTCACACCCATTCAATTCTGAGCCACCACTGGCAAAGCTCTACGATTCGGGGTTTCTCACTCCAGTGAGTCTTCATTTTGTGAGAAATCACGGCCCCGTTCCTTACGTTCCTgatgaaaatattttggacTGGGAAGTGTCGATTGAAGGCATGGTTGAAACGCCTTATAAGATCAAACTGTCAGACATAATGGACCAGTTCGATATCTATACAACCCCAGTTACTATGGTCTGTGCtggaaacagaagaaaggAGCAGAACATGGTGAAAAAGGGGACCGGTTTCAATTGGggagcagctggaacaTCTACTTCTCTTTGGACCGGATGCATGCTTGGAGATGTGATAGGCAAAGCCAGACCATCAAAGCGGGCAAGATACATATGGATGGAGGGTGCAGATAACCCGGCAAATGGCGCATACGGCACCTGTGTCCGCCTAAGCTGGGCTATGGACCCTGAACGATGCATCATGATGGCATACAAACAAAACGGCGAGTGGTTGCATCCTGACCATGGAAAGCCCCTTCGAGTAGTCATCCCCGGTGTCATTGGTGGACGATCAGTCAAATGGCTAAGAAAGTTAGTGGTGAGCGACCGGCCGTCTGAAAATTGGTATCATTATTTTGATAATCGGGTTCTTCCGACCATGGTGACGCCAGAAATGGCCAAAAGTGATGACAGGTGGTGGAAAGACGAGCGATATGCCATCTATGATCTGAACTTGCAAACTATCATTTGCAAGCCCGAAAATCAGCAGGTTATCAAGATTtcagacgacgagtacgaaATTGCAGGTTTTGGCTACAATGGAGGTGGGATCAGAATAGGCCGAATCGAAATCAGTCTTGACAAGGGGAAGACCTGGAAGCTGACAGAGATCGACTATCCGGAAGACAGATATAGGGAGGCAGGTTATTTCAGATTGTTTGGCGGACTTGTGAACGTTTGCGACAGAATGAGCTGTCTGTGctggtgtttctggaagctcaaGGTTCCTCTTTCTGAATTAGCAACGTCAAAAGATATTCTCGTCCGTGGCATGGATGAGCGTATGGTGGTCCAGCCGCGCACAATGTACTGGAATGTAACGTCCATGTTGAACAATTGGTGGTATCGAGTCGCCATTATCCGCGAGGGTGACGCTCTTCGATTTGAGCATCCAGTGGTGGCCAACAAGCCTGGCGGTTGGATGGATAGGGTCAAGGCAGAAGGTGGAGATATTTTAGATAATAATTGGGGAGAAGTGGACGATACGGTCAAGCAGGCTGAAAGGAAGCCGCGTGTTGATGAGGATATCGAGATGATGTGCAACCCGGAGAAAATGGACGTCATTATCAAATACTCAGAGTTTGAAGCACACAAGGACAGCGAGACAGAACCATGGTTTGCTGTCAAGGGCCACGTATTTGATGGTAGCTCGTATTTGGAAGACCATCCAGGAGGTGCCCagtcgatcttgatggTGAGCGGCGAAGACGCTACCGACGATTTCATTGCAATTCACTCATCTTAtgccaaaaagctgctcCCTCCTATGCACTTGGGAAGACTCGAAGAGGTCAGCTCTGTTACAAAAGTAAAGTCTGTCGAGGAAAATGTCAAGCGAGAAGTTTTGCTCGATCCGCGAAAATGGCACAAGATAACACTTGCGGAAAAAGAGATTATCTCTTCCGACTCGAGAATATTCAAGTTCGACCTTGAGCATCCAGAACAGCTTATCGGTCTTCCAACGGGTAAACACCTGTTTCTGAGGCTAAAAGATTCATCTGGCAAGTATGTGATGAGGGCATACACCCCTAAATCGAGCAATTCTTTGCGGGGTCGTCTAGAGATATTGATAAAGGTTTATTTCCCAAATAGGGAATACCCCAACGGCGGAATTATGACAAATCTTATCGAAAACCTCCAAGTGGGAAACCAGATCGAGGTCAAAGGACCTGTCGGCGAGTTTGAGTATGTCAAGTGCGGGCACTGCAGTTTCAATAACAAGCCTTATCAAATGAAGCATTTTGTTATGATCTCGGGAGGATCGGGCATCACCCCAACTTACCAGGTTCTGCAAGCTATTTTCAGCGATCCTGAAGATACAACAAGCGTGCAGTTGTTTTTTGGTAATAAGAAAGTTGACGATATCCTGCTTCGAGAAGAGCTTGACTGTCTACAGATAAAACATCCAGAACAATTCAAAGTTGATTACTCGCTATCAGATCTGCATCATCTACCGGAGAATTGGAGCGGATTGAAAGGCAGGTTAACATTCAATATTCTGGACAGCTACGTTCAGGGAAAAAATATGGGAGAGTATATGCTACTGGTATGTGGACCGCCAGGAATGAACGGTGTGGTCGAAAACTGGTGCAAAGCGCGCAATTTGGATAAACAGTATGTAGTGTACTTCTGA
- a CDS encoding nitrite reductase subunit NirD translates to MTCSVPPLPEDITPPAAKKKLVIVGLGMVGLSFLEKLLLNDSKLNEYSILVYGEEPYLAYNRVGLTEYFQHREFKNLLLSPEEFYQLRGEKWNYAIDEKVIDIDRQARTITTNKGNRASYDVLVLCTGSTAILPTDLLPPPTRKSYREMGCFVYRTIDDLYSMIDYCQGAKKQRAIVVGGGLLGLEAAKALYDMESFEDITIVHRSHWLLSQQMDQKGGSLLTSKVKELGITCRTGTTVSELLFDEDQNLTGVKYDNGEIEECSLLCYTIGIKPRDELTSCGLNAGSRGGFKVNNMLQTSDENIYAIGECASWNNMTFGLIAPGYEMADILAFNLTQGKLHQPKEFSEPSMGTRLKLMGVDVASFGDFFADRNGPKWLPRGYEKEVRGLVFEDPIDGTYTKLLFTKDGKYMLGGILVGDTSNYTKFSAMIRKPLPKSPSELLIGKAGEDDMEKLSDETQICSCHNITKGKLVEAVKNGCSSLADLKKCTKAGTACGGCEPTVKVIFETEVKKLGGKVSNNLCVHFDYSRADLFSLIMVKNFRSFRRVMEELGNNPSSSGCEICKPTIGSILSTLYNRHLLKKEVHGLQDTNDRYLGNIQRNGTFSVVPRMSAGEVTPEKLVSIGQIAKKYGVYTKITGAQRLDLFGVKKSDLPKIWKDLNEAGFESGQAYGKSLRNVKSCVGSTWCRYGIGDSVGLAVRLEERYKGIRSPHKMKGGVSGCVRDCAEFHSKDFGLCAVKDGFNIYVGGNGGMKPAHAQLLATNVRPDEVIPILDRYLMFYITTADRLQRTARWLENLDGGIEYLKDVIIRDKLGICKDLEAQMRQLVAGYYDEWAKAVSEEKDNPIFKQFVNTSENQDTVEIVKERGQPRPAMWPEKAANQKFNEIKWSSVSWQEVCESSDLPLAEAGSSATVLVGDTQIALFRTSENELYCSQNMCGHKRAFVLNQGLLSEDGDKNCYISCPMHKRNFYLKSGACKNDEALSIATFEVKEENGKVYAKLPPTTELDEVLGTSKWKVTSQETEAKQVRKITTEKNLVDKAISFDW, encoded by the coding sequence ATGACTTGTTCTGTTCCTCCCTTGCCAGAGGACATCACTCCTCCGGCCGCTAAGAAGAAGCTTGTCATTGTGGGCCTGGGCATGGTCGGCCTGTCATTTCTCGAAAAATTACTTTTGAACGACTCAAAACTAAATGAGTATAGTATACTGGTTTATGGGGAGGAGCCATATCTTGCTTATAACCGCGTTGGTCTCACCGAGTATTTCCAGCACCGTGAGTTCAAAAATCTTCTTCTGTCGCCAGAGGAGTTCTACCAGCTACGCGGCGAAAAATGGAACTACGCCATTGATGAGAAGGTGATTGACATAGATCGGCAAGCTCGGACTATCACCACGAACAAAGGAAACAGGGCGTCTTACGATGTGCTTGTTCTTTGCACAGGCTCTACGGCCATCCTTCCTACCGATCTGCTACCACCTCCTACTAGAAAAAGCTACCGTGAAATGGGATGCTTTGTCTACAGAACCATCGACGATCTCTATTCAATGATAGATTATTGCCAGGGtgcaaagaaacagagagCCATTGTCGTTGGTGGTGGGCTTCTCGGTCTAGAAGCAGCCAAAGCTCTCTACGACATGGAGTCGTTTGAGGATATCACCATTGTCCATAGGTCCCATTGGCTGCTTTCTCAACAAATGGACCAGAAGGGTGGTTCTCTACTTACCAGCAAGGTGAAAGAGCTGGGGATTACTTGTCGAACTGGAACAACTGTGTCAGAGCTGCTTTTTGACGAAGACCAAAATCTGACAGGAGTGAAATACGATAACGGTGAAATTGAAGAATGCTCCCTTCTTTGCTACACTATTGGTATCAAACCAAGAGATGAGCTTACAAGCTGTGGCCTGAATGCGGGCTCAAGGGGCGGATTTAAAGTGAATAACATGTTGCAAACTTCGGATGAAAATATCTATGCGATTGGAGAGTGTGCTTCTTGGAATAACATGACTTTTGGACTGATTGCTCCCGGATATGAAATGGCTGATATACTGGCCTTCAACCTTACTCAGGGAAAACTCCACCAGCCAAAGGAGTTTTCTGAACCTAGTATGGGCACCAGGCTCAAGCTGATGGGTGTGGATGTTGCATCTTTTGGCGATTTTTTTGCAGACAGAAATGGGCCTAAATGGCTTCCTCGCGGATATGAGAAAGAAGTTCGTGGCCTTGTGTTTGAGGATCCAATAGATGGAACTTACACAAAGTTGCTTTTCACAAAGGATGGCAAGTACATGCTTGGAGGAATTCTGGTTGGCGATACAAGCAACTACACCAAGTTCTCCGCGATGATAAGGAAACCATTACCCAAGTCACCATCCGAGCTTCTGATTGGAAAAGCGGGAGAAGATGACATGGAGAAGCTTTCAGATGAGACCCAAATATGCTCCTGTCACAATATCACCAAGGGAAAACTTGTGGAAGCTGTGAAAAATGGTTGCAGCAGTCTCGCAGATCTGAAAAAGTGCACTAAGGCGGGAACAGCTTGCGGGGGTTGCGAGCCTACAGTGAAGGTCATTTTTGAAACAGAGGTTAAAAAGTTGGGTGGCAAGGTCTCCAACAACCTATGCGTGCACTTCGACTATTCAAGAGCAGACTTGTTCTCACTGATTATGGTCAAAAATTTCCGGTCTTTTAGAAGGGTCATGGAGGAGCTGGGAAACAACCCCAGCTCGTCGGGATGTGAAATTTGCAAGCCTACCATTGGCTCCATTCTCTCAACACTATACAACCGACACCTCTTGAAAAAGGAGGTTCATGGTCTGCAAGACACAAATGACCGATACCTTGGAAACATACAGCGAAACGGCACCTTCTCGGTTGTTCCTCGGATGTCAGCCGGCGAGGTCACTCCGGAAAAGCTTGTTTCTATTGGGCAAATTGCTAAGAAGTACGGTGTCTACACAAAGATCACAGGGGCACAAAGACTGGATTTGTTTGGCGTCAAGAAGAGCGATCTGCCGAAAATATGGAAAGATCTCAACGAAGCTGGCTTCGAGAGTGGACAGGCTTACGGCAAGAGTTTGAGAAACGTCAAGTCCTGCGTTGGATCAACATGGTGTAGATACGGAATTGGAGACTCTGTTGGTTTGGCTGTCAGGTTGGAAGAACGGTACAAAGGCATACGCTCGCCTCATAAAATGAAGGGGGGCGTGTCTGGGTGTGTTAGAGACTGTGCCGAGTTCCACTCAAAGGACTTTGGTCTCTGCGCTGTGAAGGATGGATTCAACATATATGTTGGTGGAAATGGTGGAATGAAGCCAGCGCACGCGCAGCTTCTTGCTACCAATGTGCGTCCTGACGAGGTGATCCCTATTCTTGACAGATACCTAATGTTTTACATTACCACGGCAGATAGACTGCAGCGGACAGCTCGATGGCTTGAAAACCTTGATGGTGGAATCGAATATTTGAAGGACGTTATCATCCGCGATAAATTGGGGATTTGCAAGGATCTGGAAGCCCAAATGCGCCAGCTTGTAGCCGGTTACTACGATGAGTGGGCCAAGGCCGTTTCTGAAGAGAAAGACAACCCAATTTTCAAGCAATTTGTGAATACATCTGAGAACCAAGATACTGTGGAGATAGTCAAAGAAAGAGGCCAACCGAGACCGGCAATGTGGCCGGAGAAAGCGGCCAACCAGAAATTCAATGAGATCAAGTGGTCTTCTGTGAGCTGGCAGGAAGTCTGTGAGAGCTCAGATTTGCCTCTAGCAGAGGCAGGGTCCTCGGCAACGGTTTTGGTTGGGGACACCCAAATTGCTCTGTTCAGAACTAGCGAAAACGAGCTCTATTGCTCTCAGAACATGTGCGGACATAAACGTGCCTTTGTGCTAAATCAGGGACTTCTTTCGGAAGATGGTGACAAAAACTGCTACATATCGTGTCCGATGCATAAACGAAATTTTTACCTCAAGTCCGGTGCCTGCAAAAACGATGAAGCGCTATCTATCGCGACGTTTGAGGTTAAGGAGGAGAATGGCAAAGTGTATGCCAAACTTCCGCCCACAACAGAGCTGGATGAGGTCCTGGGAACTTCTAAATGGAAGGTGACAAGTCAGGAAACAGAGGCTAAACAGGTGCGCAAGATAACAACGGAGAAAAATTTAGTTGACAAAGCAATATCGTTCGACTGGTAA
- a CDS encoding high affinity nitrate transporter NrtB, which translates to MRLSTLWEPPTVNPRNLKATSIPIFNLWNVYGRNFFFAWFGFFVCFLSWFAFPPLLHGMLKKDLKLTAVDISNNNICGLTGTLLGRFILGPLNDKYGPRITLVGVLVAGAIPTAFVPLVTNVAGLHAIRFFISFLGSSFICCSQFCAVFFDNNIIGTANAVSAGWGNAGGGVAFFVMPAISNALEKRGYSLHHSWSYSFVIGPFLILMITAIVIFVFGSDCPRGRWSLRGDILGINMDNMLVKSVSVTRHFSKDGELTSVCVEPVNAIDEVVVEPNQDQEIFEVADIINEDEIIEDPTLKDVVKICFSPRTMLVGLCYMCSFGTELAVESIISNLFGQKMTKWSTSKAGAWGSMLGLLNVVTRPAGGIISDFLYQRFKTTKAKKFWMIFTGLMQGIFLIWVGLVPELSIAGLIVSVSFLCLWFEMGNGANYACVPVVNRHHSGIVSGVTGAMGNLGGILFSLVFRYTIANGVNNYFKAFWIIGIVCTVVNLACVLIPIREERPRKAEI; encoded by the coding sequence ATGCGACTTTCTACCTTATGGGAACCGCCAACGGTGAATCCAAGAAACCTGAAAGCGACCTCGATACCAATTTTTAACCTGTGGAACGTCTATGGAAGaaacttctttttcgcgTGGTTTGGGTTTTTTGTGTGCTTTCTTTCCTGGTTTGCTTTTCcgcctcttcttcatgGTATGCTAAAGAAGGACCTAAAGCTCACCGCAGTGGATATATCCAATAATAACATATGTGGACTGACCGGAACTTTACTAGGCAGATTTATTTTGGGGCCCCTTAACGACAAGTATGGCCCTCGGATTACTTTGGTAGGCGTGCTGGTTGCAGGAGCAATTCCAACTGCATTTGTTCCTTTGGTTACAAATGTTGCAGGTCTACATGCCATCCGTTTCTTTATCAGCTTCCTAGGCTCCTCGTTTATTTGCTGCTCCCAATTCTGCgctgtattttttgataacAATATTATAGGAACAGCAAATGCCGTCTCTGCCGGTTGGGGAAATGCTGGAGGGGGTGTGGCATTCTTTGTCATGCCTGCCATTTCAAATGCATTAGAAAAAAGAGGTTACTCTTTACACCATTCGTGGAGCTACTCTTTTGTGATTGGGCCGTTCTTGATTCTGATGATCACAGCAATTGTGATTTTTGTATTTGGCAGCGACTGCCCGAGAGGCAGATGGTCCCTTCGTGGAGATATCCTTGGAATCAACATGGATAATATGCTCGTGAAGTCTGTCTCTGTCACAAGACACTTCTCTAAGGATGGAGAACTCACTTCTGTCTGTGTTGAGCCTGTTAACGCAATCGATGAGGTTGTGGTTGAGCCAAATCAGGACCAGGAAATTTTTGAAGTCGCAGACATCATAAATGAGGACGAAATCATCGAAGACCCAACTCTCAAAGACGTGGTCAAGATCTGTTTTTCCCCACGCACAATGCTGGTCGGACTTTGCTACATGTGCTCGTTTGGTACTGAGCTTGCAGTGGAGTCTATTATATCCAACCTATTCGGGCAAAAGATGACAAAGTGGAGCACCTCTAAAGCTGGAGCATGGGGCTCAATGCTTGGACTTCTCAACGTGGTGACAAGACCAGCCGGAGGAATTATCTCCGATTTCCTATACCAAAGATTCAAGACCACCAAGGCTAAAAAGTTCTGGATGATATTCACTGGCTTGATGCAGggaatttttttgatctggGTTGGACTGGTTCCGGAATTGTCCATCGCGGGACTCATAGTGTCGGTTTCGTTTTTGTGTCTTTGGTTTGAGATGGGAAACGGTGCAAATTATGCCTGTGTTCCGGTTGTGAATAGACACCACAGTGGTATTGTGAGCGGAGTTACGGGAGCAATGGGTAACCTAGGAGGCATTCTGTTTAGTTTAGTGTTCAGGTACACTATAGCAAATGGAGTGAACAACTACTTCAAGGCGTTCTGGATCATAGGAATTGTTTGCACTGTTGTGAATTTGGCCTGTGTGCTTATTCCAATTAGGGAGGAGAGGCCTAGGAAAGCGGAAATTTGA